The Methanofervidicoccus sp. A16 genome has a segment encoding these proteins:
- a CDS encoding DUF2226 domain-containing protein, whose protein sequence is MSKIISDISDINLKNALKELNRGCIYFIFKNKEGIDDVHIFTVNDGEIVSNVYTNGELWNVYGNTELAYEILHDINKKVLLYIVEDENVIGQLFISRETIRVKGDSKEIGEVLNKNRNILIRCCSDIYFNTPYIKYIQRVDKNKVRDFESYLKENKYYLVHINLSVLNVHRNGYLVYRGKKPVAAAYEDNYGILYGDIAYRKIKRLLEKNISIIDIYEYREDFVKSLLDSCPGMRVICEEKRAYNESEDISIEIEEDGGNIFDINYDISIEDVKIEETLSEDDLALSREELLKKFGLKDPDEEWVESILKEYYAPSFDELLILKKELENEIVKICSKIKGIKKINVSLEVSWKDETYIIEGDVIVVTKKVLGIIGGINPRSIRREIDNVIKRRIPTDYSLNISINIL, encoded by the coding sequence ATGTCAAAAATTATTAGTGATATCTCCGATATTAATTTAAAAAATGCTTTAAAAGAGTTAAATAGGGGATGTATCTATTTTATCTTCAAAAATAAGGAAGGAATCGATGACGTCCATATATTCACTGTTAATGATGGAGAGATTGTAAGTAACGTATATACAAACGGAGAACTGTGGAACGTCTATGGAAATACTGAGTTAGCCTATGAAATACTTCATGATATTAACAAGAAGGTACTCCTATATATTGTAGAGGATGAAAATGTTATAGGACAGTTGTTCATAAGTAGGGAGACTATAAGGGTAAAGGGAGATTCGAAAGAAATTGGAGAGGTTCTGAATAAAAATAGAAATATACTAATAAGGTGTTGTAGCGATATCTATTTCAACACACCTTATATTAAATATATTCAACGTGTAGATAAAAACAAAGTAAGGGATTTTGAAAGTTATTTAAAAGAGAATAAATACTATCTTGTGCATATCAATCTCTCTGTTCTAAATGTCCATAGAAACGGATACTTGGTATATAGAGGTAAGAAACCTGTGGCAGCTGCCTATGAGGACAATTACGGTATTCTATATGGTGATATAGCATATAGAAAGATAAAAAGACTGCTAGAAAAGAATATCTCTATCATTGATATTTATGAGTATAGGGAGGACTTTGTAAAATCATTATTAGATAGTTGTCCAGGAATGAGGGTCATCTGTGAAGAGAAAAGGGCATATAATGAGAGTGAAGATATCTCTATTGAAATAGAAGAAGATGGAGGAAATATATTCGATATTAACTACGATATTAGCATAGAGGATGTAAAAATAGAAGAGACATTATCAGAAGATGATCTTGCACTCTCTAGAGAGGAATTATTGAAAAAATTTGGATTAAAGGATCCAGATGAAGAATGGGTTGAGAGTATATTGAAAGAATATTATGCTCCATCCTTTGATGAATTACTTATTCTAAAAAAGGAATTAGAGAATGAGATCGTTAAAATATGTAGTAAGATAAAGGGGATTAAAAAGATCAACGTATCGCTGGAGGTATCTTGGAAAGATGAAACTTATATTATAGAAGGGGATGTAATAGTGGTAACGAAAAAGGTATTAGGTATAATTGGAGGCATAAACCCTAGATCTATAAGGAGAGAAATAGACAACGTTATAAAGAGACGTATTCCCACAGATTACTCTTTGAATATATCTATAAATATTCTATAA
- a CDS encoding fumarylacetoacetate hydrolase family protein, with protein MLNINPTKVVCVGLNYRDHAEELNMEIPEEPIIFLKPTSSIIYHEDKIVLPKQSKRVDHEVELAVVIGRKCKDVKKEDALDYIMGYTILNDVTARDIQKKDGQWTRAKSFDTFCPIGPRIVKDIDPGNLDIQLRVNGEVRQKSNTKNMIFSVEELIEFISEVMTLYPHDIISTGTPPGVGMLRRGDVVECEIEGIGILRNYVV; from the coding sequence ATGTTGAATATAAATCCAACGAAGGTTGTCTGTGTAGGTCTAAACTACAGGGATCATGCAGAGGAACTTAACATGGAAATACCAGAGGAGCCTATAATATTCCTAAAACCTACATCCTCCATTATCTACCACGAAGATAAAATAGTACTACCTAAGCAGTCTAAAAGGGTAGATCATGAGGTTGAGTTGGCTGTTGTAATAGGTAGGAAATGTAAAGATGTAAAAAAAGAGGATGCTCTGGACTACATCATGGGATACACTATACTAAACGACGTTACCGCTCGAGATATTCAAAAGAAGGACGGCCAGTGGACAAGGGCTAAATCCTTCGATACCTTCTGTCCCATAGGTCCAAGGATAGTAAAGGATATAGATCCAGGGAATTTAGATATTCAGTTGAGGGTTAACGGAGAAGTTAGACAGAAGTCCAATACCAAGAATATGATATTCAGTGTAGAGGAGTTGATAGAGTTTATATCAGAGGTTATGACTCTATATCCTCATGATATTATATCTACTGGAACTCCGCCAGGAGTGGGCATGTTAAGGAGAGGAGATGTTGTAGAGTGTGAGATCGAGGGAATAGGGATCCTGAGGAACTATGTAGTATAA
- a CDS encoding DDE-type integrase/transposase/recombinase — protein sequence MLRVKDIIKELKIFKRNKIPIEIKTLAIATYIQTSSVRRTARILSEIYPVSKTSVWNWINKFKEELSITTEERERDLIAVDETVVKGGGKHYYVYSAVDVERNELILMRVYTIRNHLITRSFVKKVLKYCRGEPKFLIDKAPWLISALKSLNLNFEHQTFGRGSLIESVFSSLKQRVKIFFCSINAKNPVRNWNFFCRLFVLYYNKLRWCLC from the coding sequence ATGCTAAGAGTAAAAGATATTATAAAGGAATTAAAAATCTTTAAGAGGAACAAAATACCTATAGAAATTAAAACACTCGCCATTGCAACCTACATTCAGACATCTTCAGTAAGAAGAACTGCCAGAATTCTTTCAGAGATTTATCCAGTCTCAAAAACATCAGTTTGGAACTGGATAAATAAGTTTAAAGAAGAATTATCCATTACAACAGAGGAAAGAGAAAGAGATCTAATAGCGGTGGATGAAACTGTTGTTAAAGGTGGCGGGAAGCACTATTACGTTTATTCAGCTGTAGATGTTGAGAGGAATGAATTAATTTTAATGAGAGTCTATACAATAAGGAATCATCTAATTACGAGGTCCTTTGTAAAGAAAGTACTGAAGTACTGTAGGGGTGAGCCTAAATTCCTTATAGATAAAGCCCCATGGCTAATTAGTGCTCTAAAAAGTCTTAATTTAAACTTTGAACATCAGACTTTTGGGCGGGGGAGTTTGATAGAATCGGTGTTTTCTTCTCTGAAGCAGAGGGTAAAGATCTTTTTCTGCTCTATTAATGCTAAAAATCCTGTTAGAAACTGGAACTTCTTTTGTAGGTTATTTGTTCTGTATTATAATAAACTGAGGTGGTGTTTATGTTAA
- the hisG gene encoding ATP phosphoribosyltransferase has product MILLAVPNKGRISEPVIKILEKAGLKMSVKGRSLFAKTVDEEINVMFARARDIPEFVADGVADLGITGYDLVLEREVEDKVEFLLDLNLGKADLVIAAPEDSNISSIEDLKDGMRIATEFPNITRKFLESRNLKLEIVELSGATEIAPFIGVADLISDLTSTGTTLRLNRLRPIATIVSSTTRLIGNKESIKDPKKLTKINQIVTGIKSVLHAQTKRLIMMNAPKEILEDIKRVLPGMSGPTVSQVLSDDSIVAIHAVIDEKEVFSTVAKLEELGARDILIIPIERIL; this is encoded by the coding sequence TTGATACTTTTAGCAGTGCCTAATAAAGGGAGGATCTCTGAGCCTGTTATTAAGATACTGGAAAAGGCTGGGTTAAAGATGTCTGTCAAGGGAAGGAGTCTATTTGCAAAAACTGTAGATGAGGAGATAAATGTAATGTTTGCCAGGGCTAGGGATATTCCAGAATTTGTTGCTGATGGTGTGGCAGATTTAGGTATTACAGGGTACGACTTAGTACTTGAAAGGGAAGTGGAGGATAAGGTAGAGTTCCTCCTAGATCTTAATCTTGGAAAGGCAGATTTAGTAATTGCTGCTCCAGAGGACTCTAATATCTCCTCTATCGAGGACTTAAAGGATGGCATGAGGATAGCTACAGAGTTTCCAAATATTACAAGGAAGTTCCTAGAGAGCAGAAATTTAAAGTTGGAGATTGTGGAACTTAGTGGAGCCACTGAGATAGCGCCCTTCATAGGGGTTGCAGATCTTATAAGCGATCTAACCTCTACAGGTACCACTTTACGATTAAATAGATTGAGGCCTATTGCAACGATAGTATCCTCTACCACAAGGTTGATAGGAAATAAAGAGAGTATAAAAGATCCTAAGAAACTAACAAAAATAAATCAGATAGTTACTGGAATAAAAAGTGTTCTCCATGCCCAGACAAAGAGACTTATTATGATGAACGCTCCTAAGGAAATATTGGAAGATATTAAAAGGGTACTACCTGGTATGAGTGGCCCTACAGTTTCACAGGTTCTCTCTGACGACAGTATAGTAGCTATCCATGCAGTAATAGATGAAAAGGAGGTATTCTCTACAGTGGCTAAATTGGAAGAACTTGGTGCTAGGGATATACTAATAATACCGATTGAAAGAATCTTGTAA
- a CDS encoding DUF5518 domain-containing protein: protein MQYINDRMIKPVIIGGFIMGVLVFILRWIEGDRYYYILYILSGIITAHLLTQEYLSRDRDYLISGVLSGGVAGFVSWLLITVYYVLDALVHERLPIYSSLMDFVLFVIFLLIYSLTPLLLGVTFGTIGAILYRIVEGIIKNKKDGMAKAVLIGGVVGGVLLSIFTIGLLECYCLLCILPGVITAHLMTEEKKGFNQTDKDYIISGGFSGCIAGLINWGLDTLIILIDGILSMANYRSPDEISMEIAIATDWLMMNIPLYILIGAISGSIGSILYKKVRSKIIIKK from the coding sequence ATGCAATATATAAATGACAGGATGATTAAACCTGTGATAATCGGAGGATTTATTATGGGGGTGTTAGTATTTATTCTTCGATGGATAGAAGGAGATCGTTATTACTATATTCTCTATATTTTATCTGGTATCATCACAGCCCATCTACTAACTCAGGAGTATCTTTCAAGGGATAGGGACTATCTAATATCTGGGGTATTAAGTGGGGGTGTTGCAGGATTTGTCAGTTGGTTGTTGATAACTGTATATTATGTATTGGATGCCCTTGTACATGAGAGGTTGCCTATCTACTCCAGTTTAATGGATTTTGTATTATTTGTCATTTTCCTCTTAATATACTCTCTTACTCCTTTACTACTAGGTGTTACTTTTGGAACTATCGGAGCAATACTTTATAGGATAGTAGAAGGAATAATAAAAAATAAAAAAGATGGAATGGCTAAAGCTGTACTTATTGGAGGAGTTGTCGGCGGAGTACTGCTCTCTATTTTTACTATAGGATTGTTAGAGTGTTACTGTCTTCTCTGTATTCTCCCTGGTGTCATCACAGCTCATTTAATGACTGAAGAAAAAAAAGGATTTAATCAAACTGATAAAGACTATATAATATCTGGGGGTTTTAGTGGTTGTATTGCAGGACTTATCAATTGGGGGCTAGATACGTTGATAATTCTCATAGATGGAATTTTATCGATGGCTAATTACCGTAGTCCTGATGAAATAAGTATGGAAATAGCAATAGCAACAGATTGGCTCATGATGAACATCCCTCTATATATATTAATAGGTGCCATTTCTGGATCTATTGGAAGTATACTCTACAAAAAAGTAAGGAGTAAAATCATTATTAAAAAATAA
- the fsa gene encoding fructose-6-phosphate aldolase, translating to MKFFLDTANVEKIREFAELGIVDGVTTNPTLIAKEGRDFQEVVKEICSIVKGPVSVEVTALDTEGMVKEARELSKLADNIVIKIPMTKEGIKAVNILSKEGIKTNVTLVFSANQALIAAKAGATYVSPFVGRLDDNGQEGMELIREIVTIFKNYDIETEIIVASIRHPRHVIEAAKLGAHIATIPFQVLEKMFHHPLTDKGIEIFKRDWENYLKNRSK from the coding sequence GTGAAATTTTTCTTAGATACTGCAAACGTTGAGAAGATAAGAGAGTTTGCCGAATTAGGTATAGTAGATGGTGTTACAACAAATCCAACACTCATTGCAAAAGAGGGAAGAGATTTCCAAGAGGTAGTTAAAGAGATATGCTCCATAGTAAAGGGCCCTGTAAGTGTAGAGGTAACTGCCTTAGATACTGAAGGTATGGTTAAAGAGGCTAGAGAACTATCAAAACTTGCAGATAACATAGTAATTAAGATACCTATGACTAAAGAAGGTATAAAGGCTGTAAACATCCTATCAAAAGAGGGCATAAAAACCAACGTTACCCTAGTATTCTCTGCAAATCAGGCTCTAATTGCGGCAAAGGCTGGGGCAACTTACGTCTCTCCCTTTGTAGGTAGGTTAGACGACAACGGACAGGAAGGTATGGAGTTAATAAGAGAGATAGTAACTATATTCAAGAACTACGATATAGAAACGGAAATTATCGTGGCATCTATCAGGCATCCACGTCATGTAATCGAGGCTGCAAAACTTGGAGCCCATATAGCTACCATACCATTCCAGGTGTTGGAGAAGATGTTCCACCACCCATTAACAGATAAAGGTATAGAAATTTTCAAGAGGGACTGGGAGAACTATTTAAAAAATAGAAGTAAATAA
- a CDS encoding DUF2085 domain-containing protein — protein sequence MMNMKGSVRYTYLIILFLFLIFYAGIFLAPYFYDKNRMLSLLIYSIYSQICHQLPERSYYVFNHKMGVCARCFGIYTGILVGMIIYPFVRRLDNFKTLNRWYLILALVPMGIDGTTQLLGLRESFNELRFITGFIGGFVALFYILPVFLSILKDLWIGKITTLENINKK from the coding sequence ATGATGAATATGAAGGGGAGTGTCCGTTATACCTATCTAATAATTCTATTTTTATTTCTTATCTTTTATGCAGGTATTTTTTTGGCTCCTTATTTCTACGATAAAAACAGGATGCTATCTCTTCTTATCTACTCTATATATTCGCAGATCTGCCACCAATTACCTGAAAGAAGTTATTATGTATTTAACCACAAGATGGGAGTATGTGCTAGATGTTTTGGAATTTACACTGGAATCCTAGTAGGAATGATAATATATCCCTTTGTTAGAAGGTTGGATAACTTCAAAACTCTAAATAGATGGTATCTAATTTTGGCATTGGTTCCTATGGGGATAGACGGCACCACTCAATTACTAGGGTTAAGAGAGAGTTTCAACGAGTTGAGATTTATAACAGGATTTATAGGAGGATTTGTAGCTCTCTTTTATATTTTACCTGTATTCTTAAGTATTTTAAAAGATCTTTGGATAGGTAAGATAACAACCCTCGAGAATATTAATAAAAAATAA
- the argB gene encoding acetylglutamate kinase has protein sequence MKIDNKLKAEVLVEALPYICKFQDHKIVIKYGGHAMINKEAKNWVAQDIVLLRFVGLNPVVVHGGGPEIDAAMKKMGKKPEFIHGLRVTDEETMEIVKMILVGKINGDIVSKLGKYGGKAIGLSGKSGYLIKAKKKKEYIIKDNKKIEVDLGKVGEVERINTELIDILLEKKYIPVISPIGIDDRGEIFNLNADIVAGDIAAAIGAKKLIMITDVDGIMEDLEDPSTLFKKLTVSEAEELMKEGVISGGMIPKVKACINALKKGVESVHIINGKIPHSILLEIFTEEGIGTMIVKD, from the coding sequence ATGAAGATAGACAACAAACTCAAGGCAGAGGTGCTGGTAGAGGCACTACCTTACATATGTAAGTTTCAGGACCATAAGATTGTAATAAAATATGGTGGCCACGCCATGATAAATAAAGAGGCTAAAAATTGGGTGGCCCAGGATATAGTTCTCCTAAGATTTGTTGGCTTAAATCCTGTTGTTGTTCATGGAGGTGGTCCTGAAATAGATGCTGCAATGAAGAAGATGGGAAAGAAACCTGAGTTTATCCATGGTTTAAGGGTGACTGACGAGGAGACGATGGAGATCGTTAAGATGATACTCGTTGGAAAGATCAACGGTGATATTGTATCAAAACTTGGAAAGTATGGAGGTAAGGCTATAGGGCTCTCTGGAAAATCTGGATATCTTATTAAGGCTAAAAAGAAGAAGGAGTATATTATAAAGGATAACAAAAAGATAGAGGTTGACCTAGGTAAAGTTGGTGAAGTGGAGAGGATAAATACTGAGTTAATAGACATACTATTGGAGAAAAAGTATATTCCTGTAATATCTCCTATTGGAATAGACGATAGAGGTGAAATATTCAATCTAAATGCTGATATAGTTGCAGGAGATATTGCTGCAGCTATTGGAGCAAAGAAGTTGATAATGATTACAGATGTGGACGGCATTATGGAAGATTTAGAAGATCCTTCAACACTCTTTAAAAAACTTACAGTCTCAGAGGCGGAGGAGTTAATGAAGGAGGGAGTGATCTCTGGAGGGATGATACCAAAGGTTAAGGCCTGTATAAATGCCCTAAAAAAAGGTGTGGAGAGCGTCCATATTATAAATGGCAAGATACCTCACTCTATCCTTCTGGAGATATTTACAGAGGAGGGTATTGGAACTATGATCGTTAAGGATTAG
- a CDS encoding 4Fe-4S binding protein, protein MFLLLYICIFKYFWDKQYLISSRDAVLGKKLLKLIFKHLFQEENPKKVVKEAYPNLDNCIVCGLCTKVCPTEAIKLFKFRDVICESCGACVDVCPTDAITLDRFRVDKERCIKCGYCGIVCTIPIIKKEIPRPKTPIIVESRCNFCGLCIKRCPEGALYFKDGRVFIKEDRCKACLSCVDLCPMKAIYTPEDYIKSLIVSIDIYSCICCRECEYICPLKDMKK, encoded by the coding sequence ATTTTTTTACTACTTTATATTTGTATATTTAAATATTTTTGGGATAAACAATATTTGATATCATCGAGGGATGCTGTGCTAGGTAAAAAATTACTAAAACTTATATTTAAGCATCTATTTCAAGAAGAAAATCCTAAAAAAGTGGTAAAGGAGGCGTATCCAAATCTAGACAACTGTATAGTCTGTGGTTTATGTACCAAGGTATGCCCTACAGAGGCTATAAAGTTGTTTAAATTTAGAGATGTTATCTGTGAGAGTTGTGGTGCGTGTGTGGATGTATGCCCAACTGATGCTATAACCCTAGATAGATTTAGAGTAGATAAGGAGAGATGTATAAAATGTGGATACTGTGGAATAGTGTGTACAATACCTATTATCAAGAAGGAGATACCTAGACCTAAAACACCTATTATAGTAGAGAGTAGATGTAATTTTTGTGGTCTCTGTATAAAGAGATGTCCTGAAGGTGCACTATATTTTAAAGATGGTAGGGTATTTATTAAAGAAGATAGATGTAAAGCCTGCCTATCCTGTGTTGACCTCTGTCCTATGAAGGCAATTTACACTCCAGAGGATTATATAAAATCCCTTATAGTAAGTATTGATATCTACTCCTGTATATGCTGTAGGGAGTGTGAATATATATGCCCTTTAAAGGATATGAAAAAATAA
- the bioF gene encoding 8-amino-7-oxononanoate synthase, with protein sequence MFRSELRRELETIMRNNLYRSLRKKREDILDFSSNDYLCLSKHPEVIEAVKEGLKYGLGSTGSRLTSGNINHEILEERLAEFKETERALLYPTGYSTNIGVISALCKRGDLILSDRLNHASIIDGCRLSRADVEIYEHCNVESLVNILEEKRKNYNNIFIITDGVFSMDGDIAPLEDIKRIADEYNGVVIVDDAHGTGVLGRGKGTLKHFNLKPSDNIIQIGTLSKAFGGLGGFVCGIEEVIEYLINTSRSFIYSTALPPSLVSGALKSLELIEEGHLTKKLQENIRSANRIFRRYNLIEEDSLTPIYPIILGDRTMEVSEYLLKNGIYAPGIRYPSVPKGLERIRVSINVGHREEDFERLGRLLNDCIS encoded by the coding sequence ATGTTTAGATCGGAATTAAGGAGGGAATTAGAAACTATTATGAGAAACAACTTATACCGATCCCTGAGAAAAAAAAGAGAAGATATTTTAGACTTTTCCTCAAATGACTATCTCTGTCTCTCAAAACACCCAGAGGTAATAGAAGCAGTTAAGGAAGGGCTGAAGTATGGTCTAGGATCTACAGGATCCAGATTAACCTCTGGGAATATAAACCATGAGATCTTAGAGGAGAGACTGGCAGAATTCAAAGAAACAGAGAGGGCCCTCCTATATCCAACTGGCTACTCTACAAACATTGGGGTTATAAGTGCCCTCTGTAAAAGGGGAGATCTCATTCTAAGTGATAGGTTAAACCATGCCTCTATAATAGACGGGTGTAGGTTAAGTAGGGCAGATGTGGAGATATACGAGCACTGTAATGTGGAAAGTTTAGTGAATATCCTAGAGGAAAAGAGAAAGAACTACAACAATATATTCATTATCACAGATGGAGTCTTCTCCATGGATGGGGATATTGCGCCACTGGAGGACATAAAGAGAATTGCAGACGAGTACAACGGTGTAGTTATAGTAGACGATGCCCACGGTACCGGAGTACTAGGCAGAGGTAAAGGTACCTTGAAACACTTCAACTTAAAACCCTCAGATAACATCATCCAGATAGGCACCCTGTCTAAGGCATTTGGAGGGTTGGGGGGCTTTGTATGTGGAATAGAGGAGGTGATAGAGTACCTAATAAACACCTCAAGGAGTTTCATATACTCAACTGCTCTACCTCCTTCACTGGTTTCTGGAGCCCTTAAGAGTTTAGAGTTGATAGAGGAGGGCCATTTAACTAAGAAGTTGCAGGAGAATATAAGGAGTGCAAATAGGATATTTAGGAGGTACAATCTAATTGAGGAGGATAGTTTAACACCTATATACCCTATAATACTGGGAGATAGGACTATGGAGGTTTCTGAGTATCTACTTAAGAATGGGATATACGCTCCAGGAATTAGGTATCCCTCTGTACCTAAGGGTCTTGAGAGGATAAGGGTTAGTATAAATGTGGGACATAGGGAGGAGGATTTTGAGAGGTTAGGTAGGTTGTTAAATGACTGTATATCATAA
- a CDS encoding NAD-binding protein translates to MYIVIAGIGRVGFALAKSLAEKNHDLVLIDISKEVCEEVACEIDALVINGDCTRIKTLESADIESADIYIAVTGQQEINLMSALLAKNYGVPKTIVRVRDPEYKEVFENLNIDVVVSPELVAANYIEKLIDLPGIVDLAVIGRGDAEILELIIGENSKVANKCIRDLEKNKDYLIIAIYEDSELKIPDGDTRLKPKNRVIVLAKKDSVDYVRKLFL, encoded by the coding sequence ATGTACATCGTAATTGCAGGTATAGGGAGGGTAGGTTTTGCACTTGCCAAATCCCTTGCAGAAAAAAACCACGACTTAGTGCTTATAGATATCTCTAAGGAGGTATGTGAGGAGGTAGCCTGTGAGATAGACGCCCTTGTAATAAATGGGGATTGTACCCGTATTAAGACCTTAGAGAGTGCAGATATTGAAAGTGCTGATATATACATAGCAGTTACTGGCCAACAGGAGATAAACCTCATGAGTGCTTTACTGGCTAAGAACTATGGGGTTCCTAAAACTATTGTGAGAGTTAGGGATCCTGAATATAAAGAAGTATTCGAAAATCTAAATATAGATGTGGTAGTGAGCCCTGAACTTGTTGCAGCAAACTATATTGAGAAACTTATAGATCTCCCTGGTATAGTGGATCTTGCAGTGATAGGTAGGGGAGATGCGGAGATCTTGGAGTTAATTATTGGAGAGAACTCGAAAGTTGCCAATAAATGTATAAGGGATTTGGAAAAGAATAAAGATTACCTTATAATTGCCATCTATGAGGACAGCGAGTTAAAGATACCAGATGGAGATACTAGGTTAAAACCTAAAAATAGGGTTATAGTTTTGGCTAAGAAGGACTCTGTAGACTACGTTAGAAAGTTGTTTCTTTAA
- a CDS encoding D-aminoacyl-tRNA deacylase has product MRYLLIYSIKDPAGMNIKENLDTILEESGIRKNISYFETDKDLITLTQEDIPKGYDYYIFLSKHRSGGENPPPTLTVHTPGNLTADNLFGGNPEEVCPCDSVLNSLLLRNISRHNREERYRHLNFQVSFEGVHHGPSDLVAPTVFVEIGSTEREWRIKEGGEIIGRAIIDTIQQLTSKRYDPLDRVIAFGGGHYAPKFTKLVLEGKYYVGYIVPKYAKVSERVLNQLIEKQDFDYVILDWKGLRGEDKKRYIKFFEDNNILWKRV; this is encoded by the coding sequence ATGAGATACCTACTGATATACTCTATCAAGGATCCTGCAGGGATGAATATCAAGGAGAATTTAGATACAATATTGGAGGAAAGTGGTATTAGAAAGAATATCTCCTACTTTGAAACAGATAAGGATCTCATAACACTTACCCAGGAAGATATTCCAAAGGGATACGACTATTATATCTTCCTATCAAAACATAGAAGTGGTGGAGAGAATCCACCTCCAACTTTAACAGTACATACTCCTGGAAATCTCACAGCAGATAATCTCTTTGGAGGTAATCCAGAGGAGGTATGTCCCTGTGATAGTGTTTTAAACTCCCTACTTTTAAGGAACATCTCCAGACACAACAGAGAGGAGAGATATAGACATCTGAATTTCCAGGTATCCTTTGAAGGTGTCCACCATGGCCCTTCAGATCTAGTCGCCCCCACTGTATTTGTAGAGATAGGGAGTACAGAGAGGGAGTGGAGGATAAAGGAGGGAGGAGAGATCATCGGAAGGGCTATAATAGACACTATTCAACAACTTACATCTAAGAGATACGATCCTTTAGATAGAGTAATTGCCTTTGGTGGAGGACACTACGCTCCAAAGTTTACAAAGTTGGTGCTGGAGGGCAAATATTATGTAGGTTATATAGTTCCAAAGTATGCAAAGGTTTCAGAGAGAGTTCTAAATCAGTTGATCGAGAAACAGGACTTCGACTATGTGATCCTTGACTGGAAGGGCCTTAGAGGTGAGGATAAAAAAAGGTATATTAAATTTTTTGAAGATAACAATATTCTCTGGAAGAGGGTTTAA